One genomic region from Magallana gigas chromosome 3, xbMagGiga1.1, whole genome shotgun sequence encodes:
- the LOC117693073 gene encoding uncharacterized protein, producing the protein MSMKKICPILLLTLFCCQVKSGGAHCRNPSSVRKLERGLSLYKLKDLPESFYLMDKLRSKVTVPPQYKDSVYVNLDNENTTCPATLENKLHVCPGYKVMEYDRFRIPSMMLQVHCKCNGCLGSPDKACVRMFYYTRVLRVTGCNKKGVYVYDYFWEKVSNGCVCIKNDRQTMPRG; encoded by the exons ATGTCAATGAAAAAG attTGTCCCATACTTTTGCTCACTTTGTTTTGTTGTCAAGTTAAAAGTGGCGGGGCACATTGTCGCAATCCATCTTCCGTTCGTAAGCTTGAGCGCGGCCTAAGCCTATACAAATTAAAAGACTTGCCGGAAAGTTTTTATCTAATGGATAAACTGCGCAGCAAAGTGACTGTTCCTCCTCAATACAAGGACAGTGTCTATGTCAACTTAGATAACGAGAACACGACGTGTCCGGCAACTCTGGAGAACAAATTACACGTGTGTCCCGGCTACAAGGTGATGGAGTATGATAGATTCAGGATCCCAAGCATGATGCTGCAGGTTCATTGTAAATGTAACGGTTGCCTTGGCTCCCCGGACAAAGCCTGTGTGCGTATGTTTTACTATACCAGAGTTCTAAGGGTGACGGGGTGTAACAAAAAGGGAGTGTATGTGTACGACTACTTCTGGGAGAAGGTTTCCAATGGCTGTGTCTGCATCAAAAACGATAGGCAGACAATGCCCAGAGGTTGA